From Burkholderia sp. WP9, a single genomic window includes:
- a CDS encoding DUF2946 domain-containing protein: MTLRSRNRMTAWLGLFAMCLVVFAPLVSQMLASSRAHEPIAALCSALQPRDFSMASAATQAAPAPVHLSHDDAFGACGYCHLLQHHVAMPAVAVVAPPPALTLAGTAPPSLSTRFTPLGAFPSGRPRAPPAVS, from the coding sequence ATGACTCTACGCTCCCGCAACCGCATGACTGCCTGGCTTGGCCTGTTCGCCATGTGCCTCGTCGTGTTCGCGCCGCTCGTGAGTCAGATGCTGGCGTCCAGCCGCGCGCATGAACCCATCGCCGCACTCTGTTCAGCGCTCCAGCCACGCGATTTCAGCATGGCGAGCGCGGCGACCCAGGCCGCTCCGGCGCCGGTCCATTTGAGCCATGACGACGCGTTCGGCGCGTGCGGCTACTGTCATCTGCTCCAACACCATGTCGCCATGCCGGCGGTCGCCGTAGTCGCGCCGCCGCCCGCGCTCACGCTTGCCGGCACCGCGCCGCCGAGCCTCTCCACCCGCTTCACGCCGCTCGGCGCATTTCCGTCCGGCCGTCCCAGAGCTCCGCCCGCCGTTTCCTGA
- a CDS encoding tetratricopeptide repeat protein — MTDTQFASPLDDLNRQAVALFSAARFAEALSMVTPLLEADAVPDDARADALNIAGACSFALQRPADAENQWRRCLRIKPGYAEVYGTLGMLLKSQGRLSAAKAMYRRLVALRPGHADAHNHLGAVLHGLGYRDEAEASYREALALRPDYAEAHYNRGIVLHELGRLREAEAAFRHALPGLPDHAELHNNLGNVLMELGRLAEADDAYREALRIRPHYPEALNNLGGVLKATFRLAEAELAFRLALAIRADYAQAHLNLGTVLADLERLPEAAAAYREAIAQRPDYAEAHYNLGAALAKQEQLFEAETAYREAIRLRPDLAHAHNNLGCVLRRLDRLPAAVEAFERALSVGPQLAEAHYNLGAALAQLTRLPEAENAYRRALAIRADYGDARFGLAVLLLGMGRFEEGWRLYESRYAQPAFVHHASASMLGCPQWQGGPLAGKSLLVWQEDGLGDMIQFSRYFALLKAQGASHIAFACAPALHRLMACVDGVDAVFDHDTARARANAYDCWTSLLSAPLHLRTSVATIPRAVRLTVEPSLVERWRPMLDALPPGRRIGLVWKGNPNHHNDANRSIPSLAMLAPLWSVPGVSFVSLQKGRGEDEAKNPPAGQPLLDLGSLVTDFADSAAIIAQLDLLIGVDTSTVHLAASLGKPCWVMLPEKDIDWRWMHERSDSPWYPHTLRLFRRAPGEDWSMPVERVRQACAERFATVGRALT; from the coding sequence ATGACCGACACGCAGTTCGCTTCCCCGCTCGACGACCTCAACCGGCAGGCCGTCGCGCTGTTCTCGGCCGCACGATTCGCCGAAGCTTTGTCGATGGTGACGCCGCTGCTCGAAGCCGATGCCGTGCCGGACGACGCGCGGGCCGACGCATTGAACATCGCCGGCGCGTGTTCGTTTGCGTTGCAGCGCCCCGCGGATGCGGAAAACCAGTGGCGCCGCTGTCTGCGCATCAAACCCGGTTATGCCGAGGTGTACGGCACACTCGGCATGCTGCTCAAGTCGCAAGGGCGCCTGTCCGCGGCCAAGGCGATGTACCGCAGACTGGTCGCGTTGCGGCCAGGCCACGCCGACGCCCACAATCATCTCGGCGCGGTGCTCCATGGCCTCGGCTACAGGGATGAGGCGGAGGCATCCTATCGCGAGGCGCTGGCGCTTCGTCCCGACTACGCCGAAGCGCACTATAACCGCGGCATTGTGTTGCACGAACTGGGCCGCCTTCGCGAAGCGGAAGCGGCGTTTCGCCACGCGCTGCCTGGGCTGCCGGATCACGCCGAACTCCACAACAACCTGGGCAACGTGCTGATGGAACTGGGCCGTCTCGCCGAAGCGGACGACGCCTACCGCGAAGCACTGAGAATCCGGCCGCACTATCCGGAAGCGCTCAACAACCTCGGCGGTGTGCTGAAGGCCACGTTCCGTCTCGCCGAAGCCGAACTGGCTTTTCGCCTTGCACTTGCCATTCGTGCGGATTATGCGCAAGCCCACCTGAATCTCGGCACGGTGCTCGCTGATCTCGAGCGCTTGCCCGAAGCCGCGGCCGCTTACCGCGAAGCCATCGCGCAACGCCCCGACTACGCCGAAGCACACTACAACCTCGGCGCGGCGTTGGCGAAGCAGGAGCAACTGTTCGAGGCCGAAACGGCTTATCGCGAGGCGATTCGGCTGCGGCCCGATCTCGCTCATGCGCACAACAACCTGGGTTGCGTGCTTCGCCGGCTCGATCGTCTGCCGGCGGCTGTCGAGGCGTTCGAGCGAGCGCTCAGCGTGGGTCCGCAGCTGGCGGAAGCGCACTACAACCTCGGCGCGGCGTTGGCCCAGCTCACGCGACTGCCCGAGGCCGAAAACGCGTATCGCCGCGCGCTCGCGATACGTGCCGATTACGGCGATGCGCGGTTCGGCCTGGCTGTCCTGCTGCTCGGCATGGGCCGCTTCGAGGAGGGATGGCGTCTGTACGAGAGCCGCTACGCGCAGCCGGCCTTCGTTCATCACGCGAGCGCGTCGATGCTGGGCTGCCCGCAGTGGCAAGGCGGCCCGCTCGCGGGCAAGTCCTTGCTGGTGTGGCAGGAAGACGGCCTCGGCGACATGATCCAGTTCAGCCGCTATTTCGCTTTGCTGAAGGCACAGGGCGCCTCGCACATCGCCTTTGCCTGCGCGCCGGCGCTGCACCGGCTGATGGCCTGCGTCGATGGTGTGGATGCGGTGTTCGATCACGACACCGCACGCGCGCGAGCGAACGCTTACGATTGCTGGACCAGTCTGCTGAGTGCGCCGCTGCATCTGCGCACGAGCGTGGCTACCATTCCGCGCGCCGTGCGTCTTACGGTCGAGCCGTCGCTGGTCGAACGGTGGCGGCCGATGCTGGATGCGCTGCCGCCCGGCCGCAGGATCGGCCTGGTGTGGAAGGGCAATCCGAACCATCATAACGACGCGAATCGGTCGATCCCGTCGCTCGCCATGCTGGCGCCGCTCTGGAGCGTGCCCGGCGTGAGTTTCGTGAGTCTGCAAAAAGGCCGGGGCGAAGACGAGGCGAAGAATCCTCCCGCCGGTCAGCCGCTCCTCGACCTCGGGTCGCTCGTAACCGATTTCGCCGACAGCGCCGCGATCATCGCGCAACTCGATCTGTTGATCGGCGTGGACACCTCCACCGTGCATCTGGCCGCGTCGCTCGGTAAACCGTGCTGGGTGATGTTGCCGGAAAAGGATATCGACTGGCGCTGGATGCACGAGCGCAGCGATTCCCCGTGGTATCCGCACACGCTGCGCCTGTTCCGGCGCGCGCCGGGTGAGGACTGGTCGATGCCGGTCGAGCGCGTGCGTCAAGCGTGCGCGGAACGATTCGCTACCGTGGGCCGCGCGCTCACGTGA
- a CDS encoding LysR family transcriptional regulator, whose product MRPISQTFRCFDEVVRRGSIRKAAEALHLTAAAVHQQILNLEEQVGSPLFDRLPRGMQLTTAGEIIIAAVRRGQRDFDNAMTQVEDLRSLRRGHVNLAVSPSSAEQLVPDAIQAAMKRYPGVTYSVRSGNGESILKWVETGEADIGYGLRRKPPPGVVEVRAFTQHLGLVTPPGHPLTKLQKRPRLRECLDYPLILMTPDTELRAMVDQIDHRERRKARPLVETSSVSMVRRLVADGVGIGFLIAENVAEDVAQRKLAWTPLADAGAQSSSCLYQRSDLTTTVAMSMFLQFLGQAIETIEDRFHTATQPARKRGARVT is encoded by the coding sequence ATGCGTCCAATATCACAGACATTCCGCTGTTTCGACGAGGTGGTCAGGCGAGGTTCGATTCGCAAGGCGGCCGAAGCGCTGCACCTGACGGCTGCCGCAGTGCACCAGCAGATTCTGAATCTGGAGGAACAGGTCGGCTCACCGCTCTTCGACCGCTTGCCGCGCGGCATGCAGCTCACCACGGCGGGGGAGATCATCATTGCCGCAGTGCGGCGCGGCCAGCGCGATTTCGACAACGCCATGACGCAAGTCGAAGATCTGCGCTCGCTGCGTCGCGGGCATGTGAATCTCGCGGTGTCGCCCTCGTCGGCCGAACAACTGGTGCCCGATGCGATCCAGGCGGCGATGAAGCGCTATCCGGGCGTGACCTATAGCGTGCGCTCGGGCAACGGCGAAAGCATCCTGAAGTGGGTGGAAACCGGCGAAGCGGACATCGGCTACGGCCTGCGCCGCAAACCGCCGCCCGGTGTGGTGGAAGTGCGCGCGTTCACGCAACATCTTGGTCTCGTCACGCCACCGGGGCATCCGCTCACGAAACTGCAGAAACGCCCACGCCTGCGCGAGTGCCTCGACTACCCGCTCATCCTGATGACGCCGGACACCGAGTTGCGCGCCATGGTGGATCAGATCGATCACCGCGAACGGCGCAAGGCGCGTCCGCTGGTGGAAACCAGCTCGGTATCCATGGTGCGCCGGCTCGTGGCGGACGGCGTCGGCATCGGTTTTCTGATCGCGGAGAACGTCGCCGAAGATGTCGCGCAGCGTAAGCTGGCGTGGACACCTCTCGCCGATGCGGGCGCACAATCGTCCAGCTGCCTGTATCAGCGCTCGGATCTGACCACCACGGTCGCGATGAGCATGTTCCTGCAGTTTCTCGGCCAGGCCATCGAGACGATCGAGGACCGCTTTCACACGGCAACGCAACCGGCTCGCAAGCGTGGTGCGCGCGTCACGTGA
- a CDS encoding aryl-sulfate sulfotransferase has translation MTTTVDQITQRRRGVGLIAHDPELSAGGYALIAPQTAGGRVYLIDIGGEVVHEWRMPVRPGRHAVILPNGNLGYNGSHADSEDRYAPWSMWHGGDFYEVTPQGEVVWRYQDPAHHHDAQWLPNGNLLYAACAPVPAAFAERVPGGTAHGPEEVMYGDVIREVNRAGELVWEWKAWEHLNPTDFPIAPGFGRYHWPLVNGLGVNARGEVLMSLRTTSGIIAVDRESGGVTTHIPPSVVSHQHAPVALANGNVLTFDNGNFRTGAHVAFSRVLEIDPSSREVVWSYADDMVNMFYSAFMGNAQRLANGNTHITESATGRLFEVTPAGEVVWEYVIPWFGEYPDEAARKTGPGQLNSVFQTFRYSREQLPWLRA, from the coding sequence GTGACTACCACAGTCGATCAAATCACCCAGCGACGCCGCGGCGTCGGTCTCATCGCTCACGACCCGGAACTGTCGGCGGGCGGCTATGCGCTGATCGCGCCGCAAACGGCGGGCGGGCGCGTATATCTCATCGATATCGGCGGCGAGGTCGTGCACGAATGGCGGATGCCGGTGCGCCCCGGCCGTCATGCGGTGATTCTCCCGAACGGCAATCTCGGCTACAACGGCAGCCATGCGGATTCGGAAGACCGCTACGCACCGTGGTCGATGTGGCATGGCGGCGATTTCTATGAAGTCACGCCACAAGGCGAAGTGGTCTGGCGCTACCAGGACCCCGCACATCACCACGACGCGCAGTGGCTGCCGAACGGCAATCTGCTGTATGCCGCGTGCGCGCCGGTGCCGGCAGCTTTTGCGGAACGCGTGCCAGGCGGCACGGCGCATGGACCCGAAGAGGTGATGTACGGTGACGTGATCCGCGAAGTGAATCGTGCCGGTGAACTGGTGTGGGAGTGGAAGGCCTGGGAGCATCTGAATCCCACGGACTTTCCGATTGCGCCGGGCTTTGGCCGCTATCACTGGCCGCTCGTGAACGGGCTCGGCGTGAACGCCAGGGGCGAAGTGCTGATGAGTTTGCGCACCACGTCGGGCATTATCGCCGTCGATCGCGAGAGTGGCGGCGTAACGACGCATATCCCGCCGAGCGTGGTCTCGCATCAGCACGCCCCGGTGGCGCTCGCCAACGGCAACGTTCTCACCTTCGACAACGGTAACTTCCGCACCGGCGCGCACGTGGCGTTCTCACGCGTGCTGGAGATCGATCCGTCGAGCCGCGAAGTGGTGTGGTCGTATGCCGACGACATGGTGAACATGTTCTACAGCGCGTTCATGGGCAACGCCCAACGCCTCGCGAACGGCAACACGCATATCACCGAGTCGGCCACCGGGCGTCTGTTCGAAGTGACGCCGGCGGGCGAGGTGGTGTGGGAATACGTGATTCCGTGGTTCGGCGAGTATCCGGACGAAGCGGCGCGTAAAACCGGTCCGGGCCAGTTGAACAGCGTGTTCCAGACTTTCCGCTACAGCCGCGAGCAATTGCCGTGGCTGCGCGCATGA
- a CDS encoding uracil-xanthine permease family protein, producing MTAALHCASNSEGNVNPEPAIHSVDARLPAWQLVLFGLQHVLSMAASPVTAVFLVSRMVSLPSDMTVHLIGATFFVCGVGTLLQSLGAGPIGARLPFVMVPGGAPAMLFAVIATQTDLRTAAGAAILTSLFYWIVLPVFARCLRFFPRVVVGTMLLLVSVSLIKIYAGIIVGQPGTPGFARPQSLGLALVTIVATLAVARLFKGTVGRLAVLLGLAVGTFAGWATGQMAAGGLWSGPLVTLPTLLPFGMPRFDVLAALPMLIFSVISMAEATGQTVAVGEITGRKIDMRRDVPRTIRGDALASLIGSLLGTSLIITSAENIGVVQTTGVRSRYVTATAGGMLMLIALFAPLGRFAYAIPAPVVGGTALIVFAMIGVMGINLLGKVDLHERGNQYTLAAALVVGLIPVLVPNVYASFPGPLQIVLGNGMAAGTLTAIVVNLVFGAWRLAPAENIQTT from the coding sequence ATGACTGCCGCGCTTCATTGCGCTTCGAACTCCGAGGGTAACGTGAATCCAGAACCCGCCATTCATAGCGTCGACGCGCGCTTGCCCGCGTGGCAACTCGTGCTGTTCGGCCTGCAGCATGTGCTGTCCATGGCCGCCTCGCCGGTCACCGCGGTTTTTCTCGTGTCGCGCATGGTGTCGCTGCCGTCGGACATGACGGTGCATCTGATCGGCGCGACCTTTTTCGTATGCGGCGTGGGCACGCTGCTGCAGTCGCTCGGCGCCGGGCCGATCGGCGCGCGGCTGCCCTTCGTGATGGTGCCGGGCGGCGCGCCCGCCATGCTGTTCGCCGTTATCGCGACGCAAACGGATTTGCGTACGGCGGCAGGCGCCGCGATTCTCACCAGCCTGTTCTATTGGATCGTGCTGCCGGTATTCGCGCGCTGCCTGCGGTTTTTTCCACGCGTGGTGGTGGGCACGATGCTATTGCTCGTGTCGGTGAGCCTCATCAAGATCTACGCCGGCATCATTGTCGGACAGCCGGGTACGCCGGGTTTCGCGCGGCCTCAGTCGCTCGGCCTTGCGCTGGTCACGATCGTGGCCACGCTCGCGGTGGCGCGTCTGTTCAAGGGCACCGTGGGCAGGCTCGCGGTGCTGCTGGGCCTCGCCGTCGGCACATTCGCAGGCTGGGCGACGGGGCAGATGGCCGCGGGCGGACTCTGGAGCGGCCCGCTCGTCACGCTGCCGACGCTGCTGCCATTCGGCATGCCGCGTTTCGACGTGCTCGCCGCGCTGCCCATGCTGATCTTCAGCGTGATCTCGATGGCCGAGGCGACGGGGCAGACGGTAGCCGTCGGCGAAATCACGGGCAGGAAGATCGACATGCGGCGCGACGTGCCGCGCACGATTCGCGGCGATGCGCTCGCGTCATTGATCGGCTCGCTGCTGGGCACGTCGCTCATCATCACCAGCGCGGAGAATATCGGCGTCGTGCAGACCACGGGCGTGCGCTCGCGCTACGTCACCGCGACGGCGGGCGGCATGCTGATGCTGATCGCCCTGTTCGCGCCGCTCGGGCGTTTCGCTTACGCGATTCCGGCGCCGGTGGTCGGGGGCACCGCGCTGATTGTCTTCGCGATGATCGGTGTGATGGGCATCAATCTGCTCGGCAAGGTCGACCTGCATGAGCGAGGCAATCAGTACACGCTGGCGGCGGCGCTCGTCGTGGGGCTGATACCCGTGCTGGTGCCGAACGTCTACGCGTCGTTCCCCGGACCGTTGCAGATCGTGCTGGGCAACGGCATGGCGGCGGGCACGCTCACGGCCATCGTTGTCAATCTGGTGTTTGGCGCGTGGCGCCTCGCACCGGCGGAGAACATCCAGACCACCTGA
- a CDS encoding porin: MKNKIAFHATLVAGSLALVVSSTAYAQSSVTLYGSLDAGLGYVSNLHGSPAYIAEQGTLQADRFGFQGVEDIGAGRSVVFRLESGFVTTTGASASSSTFFNRQAYVGLADPMFGTVTLGRQTDWNFDWLGSVSTGQVLGDFSAFHPGNLDGLGSTLPVQLSSTVKWKSASYRGLTLGALYGFPGATASNTNGRTISFGANYSNGPLKLVAVYSEYRDRLLPLSNGLGLTSFEGQTLTPGATFNAKQVRDMGIGGSYRFERVTLHALATDVRIASNGGSEHFRSIDGGANLRLTPAEEVAAGAWTATLDGRRWTQFTLANVYSLSKTTQLYADLMFETAGGGAVANTLGIGAASGGRQTVFLSGIHHLF, translated from the coding sequence ATGAAAAACAAAATCGCTTTCCACGCGACGCTCGTCGCGGGCTCGCTCGCGCTCGTCGTTTCCTCGACGGCCTACGCGCAGAGCAGTGTCACGCTGTACGGCAGTCTCGATGCAGGTCTGGGTTACGTGAGCAATCTGCACGGCTCGCCGGCTTATATCGCGGAGCAGGGCACCTTGCAGGCCGACCGCTTCGGCTTTCAGGGCGTCGAAGATATCGGCGCGGGCCGCTCGGTGGTGTTCAGGCTCGAAAGTGGTTTCGTCACGACGACGGGCGCGTCCGCGAGCAGCAGCACGTTCTTCAACCGCCAGGCGTACGTGGGCCTGGCCGATCCGATGTTCGGCACAGTGACCCTCGGCCGCCAGACAGACTGGAATTTCGACTGGCTCGGGTCGGTCTCGACAGGGCAGGTGCTCGGCGACTTCTCCGCGTTTCACCCCGGCAATCTGGATGGACTCGGCAGCACCTTGCCCGTGCAGTTGTCGAGCACGGTGAAATGGAAGAGCGCGAGCTATCGCGGCCTGACGCTCGGCGCGCTGTATGGATTTCCGGGCGCGACGGCCAGCAATACCAACGGACGAACTATCAGCTTCGGCGCTAACTATAGCAATGGTCCGCTCAAGCTGGTGGCCGTGTATTCCGAGTATCGCGACCGCTTGCTGCCGCTCTCGAACGGACTCGGCCTGACCTCGTTCGAAGGGCAGACGCTTACGCCCGGCGCAACCTTCAACGCGAAACAGGTGCGTGACATGGGCATTGGCGGGTCGTACCGTTTCGAGCGAGTGACGCTGCACGCGCTCGCCACCGATGTGCGGATCGCCTCGAACGGCGGCAGTGAACACTTTCGGAGCATCGACGGCGGCGCCAATCTTCGTTTGACGCCCGCCGAGGAAGTCGCGGCCGGCGCATGGACCGCGACGCTCGACGGGCGTCGCTGGACGCAGTTCACGCTGGCCAACGTGTATTCGCTGTCGAAAACCACGCAGCTCTACGCGGATCTGATGTTCGAGACCGCGGGCGGCGGCGCGGTGGCCAATACGCTCGGCATTGGCGCCGCTTCAGGCGGACGGCAGACGGTGTTCCTCAGTGGAATCCATCACCTGTTCTGA
- a CDS encoding 1,6-dihydroxycyclohexa-2,4-diene-1-carboxylate dehydrogenase: protein MTSSNQRFNEKVVIVTGAAQGIGRGVALRAAAEGAIVVLADRAELVHEVEAEIAALGSPTLAVIADLETYAGACKLMRAALDAFGKIDVLVNNVGGTIWAKPYEEYDEAQIEAEVRRSLFPTLWSCRAVLPAMIAQRRGAIVNVSSIATRSIYRVPYAASKGGVNALTASLAFEHADDGIRVNAVATGGTEAPPRKVPRNTAPQSEQEARWYQGIVDQTIASSLMHRYGTIDEQVGAILFLASDEASYITGTVLPVGGGDLG, encoded by the coding sequence ATGACTTCGTCCAACCAACGCTTCAATGAAAAAGTCGTGATCGTCACCGGCGCGGCGCAAGGCATCGGCCGGGGCGTGGCGCTACGCGCCGCCGCCGAAGGCGCTATCGTCGTGCTCGCCGACCGCGCGGAACTCGTGCACGAGGTGGAGGCGGAGATCGCCGCCCTCGGTAGTCCCACGCTCGCCGTGATCGCGGATCTGGAGACCTACGCCGGTGCGTGCAAGCTGATGCGAGCGGCGCTCGACGCCTTCGGCAAGATCGACGTGCTGGTCAACAACGTGGGCGGCACAATCTGGGCCAAACCATACGAAGAGTATGACGAAGCGCAGATCGAAGCCGAAGTGCGCCGCTCGCTCTTCCCCACTTTATGGAGTTGCCGCGCGGTGCTGCCCGCCATGATCGCGCAGCGGCGCGGGGCGATCGTGAACGTGTCGTCGATCGCGACGCGCAGTATCTACCGCGTGCCGTATGCGGCATCAAAGGGTGGCGTGAACGCGTTAACCGCCAGTCTCGCTTTTGAACATGCGGACGACGGCATCCGCGTGAACGCCGTCGCCACCGGCGGCACCGAGGCACCGCCGCGCAAGGTGCCGCGCAATACGGCGCCGCAGAGCGAGCAGGAGGCGCGCTGGTATCAGGGCATTGTCGATCAGACCATCGCGTCGAGTTTGATGCACCGTTACGGCACGATCGACGAACAGGTCGGCGCGATTCTGTTTCTCGCCTCGGACGAGGCGTCGTATATCACCGGCACCGTGTTGCCCGTGGGCGGCGGCGACCTCGGTTGA
- the benC gene encoding benzoate 1,2-dioxygenase electron transfer component BenC gives MEYSIALQFEDGVTRFITCRDNETLSDAAYRQKVNIPLDCRDGACGTCRGFCESGQYDLPASSYIEDALTADEAAQGYVLACQTRPRSDCVIRVPASSAACKTGVSKHAGKLAAIDKLTDSTIHFSIDVDQPEQLGFLPGQYVNVDIPGSDTFRSYSFSSAPGATQAAFVVRNVPDGRMSRYLCEEAQAGQRITFSGPYGSFYLREPVRPVLFLAGGTGIAPFLSMLHVLGARGSTQPVRMVYGVTHDRDLVGTEQLDAAQRAIGQFEYRTCVADAASDHARKGYVTEHVDPAWLNDGDVDVYLCGPVAMVEAVQTWLRASGITPAHFFYEKFSASNLA, from the coding sequence ATGGAATACAGCATTGCACTTCAATTCGAAGACGGCGTGACCCGCTTCATCACCTGCCGCGACAACGAAACGTTGTCGGACGCGGCGTATCGCCAGAAGGTCAACATTCCGCTGGACTGCCGCGACGGCGCATGCGGCACGTGCCGAGGCTTCTGCGAATCCGGCCAGTACGATCTGCCCGCGTCGAGTTATATCGAAGATGCGCTCACCGCGGACGAAGCCGCTCAAGGCTACGTGCTCGCCTGTCAGACGCGGCCGCGCTCGGACTGCGTGATTCGGGTGCCGGCTTCGTCGGCCGCGTGCAAGACCGGCGTGTCGAAGCATGCGGGCAAACTGGCGGCGATCGACAAACTCACCGACTCGACCATCCATTTTTCAATCGACGTAGACCAGCCGGAGCAATTGGGCTTTCTGCCCGGTCAATATGTGAACGTCGACATTCCGGGCAGCGACACCTTCCGCTCGTACTCGTTCAGTTCCGCTCCCGGCGCTACGCAGGCCGCTTTCGTGGTGCGCAACGTACCGGATGGCCGCATGAGCCGCTATCTGTGCGAGGAAGCACAAGCGGGACAGCGCATTACCTTTTCCGGTCCCTATGGCAGCTTCTATCTGCGCGAGCCGGTGCGTCCCGTGCTGTTTCTCGCCGGCGGCACCGGCATTGCGCCGTTTCTCTCGATGCTGCATGTGCTTGGCGCACGCGGCAGTACGCAACCGGTTCGCATGGTCTATGGCGTCACGCATGACAGGGACCTGGTAGGCACCGAGCAGCTCGATGCAGCACAACGCGCGATCGGGCAATTCGAATACCGCACGTGCGTGGCCGACGCCGCCAGCGATCACGCTCGCAAAGGTTATGTGACGGAGCATGTGGACCCCGCGTGGCTGAACGACGGCGATGTCGACGTCTATCTGTGCGGCCCGGTCGCAATGGTCGAGGCCGTGCAGACATGGCTGCGCGCCAGCGGCATCACGCCGGCGCATTTCTTCTACGAGAAATTCTCGGCAAGCAATCTCGCGTGA
- the benB gene encoding benzoate 1,2-dioxygenase small subunit: MKPIVITDLEAFLYREARLLDDEQWDDWLQCYHPDAVFWMPSWDDEDKLVTDPQTEISLIYYPNRQGLEDRVFRIKTERSSATMPDTRTSHNISNVELESEQDGVCTVRFNWHTLSHRYKTNYSYFGMSRYVIDFSGDEPRILNKYVVLKNDYINQVIDIYHI, from the coding sequence ATGAAGCCGATCGTCATCACCGACCTCGAAGCGTTTCTCTACCGCGAAGCGCGCCTGCTCGACGACGAGCAATGGGACGACTGGCTCCAGTGCTACCACCCCGATGCGGTGTTCTGGATGCCTTCATGGGACGACGAGGACAAACTCGTCACCGATCCGCAAACCGAAATCTCGCTGATCTATTACCCCAATCGCCAGGGGCTCGAAGACCGTGTGTTCCGCATCAAGACCGAGCGCTCGAGCGCGACGATGCCGGACACGCGCACCAGCCACAACATCAGCAACGTGGAACTGGAGAGCGAGCAGGACGGCGTGTGCACCGTGCGCTTCAACTGGCACACGCTGAGCCACCGCTACAAGACGAATTACAGCTACTTCGGCATGTCGCGCTACGTGATCGACTTTTCGGGCGATGAGCCGCGGATCCTGAACAAGTATGTCGTACTGAAGAACGACTACATCAATCAGGTTATCGACATTTACCACATCTGA
- the benA gene encoding benzoate 1,2-dioxygenase large subunit: MIPIYLDRAPRLTGIDDFLVEDAERGDYRLHRSAFTDPALFELEMRHIFEGNWIYLAHESQIPNNNDYYTTHMGRQPVVIARNRQGELNAFINACTHRGAMLCRHKRGNKATYTCPFHGWTFNNSGKLLKVKDPEDAGYPDCFNKEGSHDLKKIARFQSYRGFLFGSLNADVLPLEAFLGEAARIIDMIVDQSEDGLEVLRGASTYTYEGNWKLQTENGADGYHVSAVHWNYAATTNHRKEENARVDQVRAMDAGNWGRQGGGFYAFEHGHMLLWSRWANPEDRPNFSQRDAFAARCGSETADWMIQNSRNLCLYPNVYLMDQFGSQIRLLRPLSVDKTEVTIYCIAPKGESAEARARRIRQYEDFFNVSGMATPDDLEEFRACQQGYAGSALEWNDMCRGAQHWIEGPDEAASRIGLKPLMSGVKTEDEGLYTVQHRYWVETMKQALKPATAPARSAEGVDA; encoded by the coding sequence ATGATTCCGATTTACCTCGATCGCGCGCCGCGCCTTACCGGCATCGACGACTTTCTGGTCGAAGACGCCGAGCGCGGCGACTATCGCCTGCATCGCAGCGCCTTCACGGACCCGGCCCTGTTCGAACTCGAAATGCGGCACATCTTCGAGGGCAACTGGATTTATCTGGCGCACGAAAGCCAGATCCCGAACAACAACGACTACTACACGACCCACATGGGACGCCAGCCGGTCGTGATCGCGCGCAACCGGCAAGGTGAGTTGAATGCTTTCATCAATGCGTGCACGCATCGCGGCGCGATGCTGTGCCGCCACAAGCGCGGTAACAAAGCCACCTACACCTGCCCGTTCCATGGCTGGACTTTCAACAATAGCGGCAAGCTTCTGAAGGTCAAAGATCCGGAAGATGCCGGTTATCCCGACTGCTTCAACAAGGAAGGCTCGCACGACCTGAAGAAGATCGCGCGCTTCCAGAGCTATCGTGGCTTTCTGTTCGGCAGCCTGAATGCCGACGTGCTGCCACTGGAAGCGTTTCTCGGCGAGGCGGCGCGCATCATCGACATGATCGTCGATCAGTCGGAAGACGGGCTCGAAGTGCTGCGCGGCGCATCGACCTATACGTATGAAGGTAACTGGAAACTGCAAACCGAAAACGGCGCCGACGGCTATCACGTCTCGGCGGTTCACTGGAACTATGCGGCGACGACCAACCACCGTAAGGAAGAAAACGCACGGGTCGATCAGGTCCGCGCGATGGACGCGGGCAACTGGGGCCGGCAAGGCGGCGGCTTCTATGCGTTCGAACACGGGCACATGTTGCTGTGGTCGCGTTGGGCCAATCCGGAAGACCGTCCGAATTTCAGCCAGCGTGACGCTTTTGCCGCGCGCTGCGGCAGCGAGACCGCCGACTGGATGATCCAGAATTCACGCAACCTGTGCCTCTATCCGAACGTGTATCTGATGGACCAGTTCGGTTCGCAGATCCGCCTGCTGCGCCCCCTCTCCGTCGACAAGACCGAAGTGACGATCTACTGCATCGCGCCCAAAGGCGAATCGGCCGAAGCGCGTGCGCGCCGCATCCGGCAATACGAAGACTTCTTCAATGTGAGCGGCATGGCCACGCCCGACGATCTCGAAGAATTTCGCGCCTGTCAGCAAGGCTATGCCGGCAGCGCGCTCGAATGGAACGACATGTGCCGTGGCGCGCAACACTGGATCGAAGGTCCGGACGAAGCGGCGAGCCGCATCGGCCTCAAGCCGTTGATGAGCGGCGTCAAAACCGAGGACGAGGGACTCTACACCGTGCAGCATCGCTATTGGGTCGAGACGATGAAACAGGCGTTGAAGCCGGCAACGGCGCCAGCCCGGTCCGCCGAAGGAGTCGACGCATGA